In Thiohalophilus sp., a genomic segment contains:
- a CDS encoding putative bifunctional diguanylate cyclase/phosphodiesterase yields MVSSRIRPGKIDSKGAVYTSEMYPDLYLMNNSTTLPVEELYNNALNSLGEGVIIIDPEGRVVWMNRQAELMLGWQGDELSGVLLHDAVHYQKSDGSAYSFDECDIYLSLKNQVLRRNIDDVFTRKDSKLIPVSHVTTPMLQDGKLIGLTLAFHDITERKKAEKELRLQSTALSSAANAVFITDKNGNIEWVNKAFEKMSGFSGAEVLGKNPRVLNSGQHEEDYYRHIWSTILSGEVWRGELVERHKDGHFYTVEQVITPIIESGRITHFVAIHEDISENKQAQERIRYMALYDVLTGLPNRAYMREHLEQALASADRNEKLLGVMFLDLDRFKFVNDSLGHNTGDKLLQQVASRLRRCVRRSDTVARFGGDEFVIIQSDIEHIDNSATMIEKIVNELSRPFSIEGNEVHTGVCIGVTIYPFDDGDADALLKHADMAMYRAKSADCNSCQFFDMDMQKEMERRIALDQALRQAILQNQLYLVYQPQININTRGIVGVEALIRWEHPECGDISPGEFIPIAESTGIIREIGEWVLSTACKQAAEWKNKGFYGFRIGVNVSVYQLRDSSFVQTVDRILNKYNISGQCLELELTESMLMDNVKDAISTIQGLHDLGISLAIDDFGTGYSSLSYLNQLPVHRIKLDRSFVKEIDTNVDSGAIAGAVVQLGHSLGLDVLAEGVEREEQLYYLQNLGCDTVQGFYLCQPLKSEEFEQFLMQQVHIKAIS; encoded by the coding sequence ATGGTTAGTAGCCGTATCAGACCGGGGAAAATTGATAGTAAAGGGGCTGTATATACATCAGAAATGTATCCGGATTTATATTTAATGAATAACTCAACAACGTTGCCTGTCGAAGAACTCTACAACAATGCCCTCAATAGTCTTGGGGAAGGTGTAATTATTATCGATCCGGAAGGTCGTGTCGTCTGGATGAACAGACAGGCGGAGTTGATGCTTGGTTGGCAGGGCGACGAATTGTCCGGAGTACTTCTCCATGATGCTGTCCACTATCAAAAATCGGATGGTTCAGCCTATTCTTTTGATGAGTGCGATATCTACCTTTCACTGAAAAATCAGGTGTTACGTCGAAATATTGATGACGTATTTACTCGAAAAGACAGCAAGTTGATCCCGGTGAGTCATGTAACTACGCCAATGCTTCAGGATGGGAAATTGATTGGACTGACTCTGGCCTTTCACGATATTACCGAGCGTAAAAAAGCCGAGAAGGAACTTCGGCTCCAGAGTACTGCACTGTCTTCTGCTGCTAATGCTGTCTTTATTACCGATAAAAACGGCAACATAGAGTGGGTTAACAAGGCCTTTGAAAAAATGAGCGGATTCAGCGGCGCAGAGGTTTTGGGGAAAAATCCACGGGTACTCAATTCCGGTCAGCATGAAGAAGATTATTACCGGCATATCTGGTCAACGATACTCTCTGGTGAGGTATGGCGCGGAGAACTCGTGGAACGTCACAAAGACGGACATTTCTATACTGTGGAACAGGTTATCACGCCGATTATTGAATCAGGAAGAATTACTCACTTTGTCGCTATTCATGAGGATATCAGTGAGAACAAGCAGGCTCAGGAAAGGATTCGTTATATGGCTTTATACGATGTTCTCACAGGACTTCCTAACCGGGCGTATATGCGTGAACATTTAGAGCAGGCATTGGCCTCTGCCGACCGGAATGAGAAGTTGCTGGGTGTAATGTTCCTGGATCTGGACAGGTTCAAGTTTGTTAATGACAGTCTGGGGCACAATACAGGTGATAAACTTCTGCAACAGGTGGCTTCGCGTTTACGACGTTGTGTTCGCAGAAGCGATACGGTTGCTCGCTTCGGAGGGGACGAGTTCGTCATAATTCAAAGTGATATTGAGCATATAGATAATAGTGCAACGATGATCGAAAAAATTGTCAACGAGCTATCCAGGCCCTTTAGCATCGAAGGAAATGAGGTGCATACAGGTGTCTGTATCGGTGTGACAATTTATCCGTTTGATGACGGGGATGCTGATGCGTTGCTCAAGCATGCTGATATGGCTATGTACCGTGCCAAGTCGGCAGATTGTAACTCCTGCCAATTTTTCGATATGGATATGCAGAAGGAGATGGAAAGGCGCATAGCACTGGATCAGGCCTTGCGACAGGCGATCTTACAAAATCAATTATATTTGGTTTATCAGCCTCAGATAAATATTAATACACGTGGTATCGTGGGGGTAGAGGCGTTGATACGCTGGGAACATCCGGAGTGTGGTGATATTTCACCGGGTGAGTTTATCCCGATTGCAGAATCGACTGGAATTATCAGGGAAATTGGCGAGTGGGTGTTAAGTACTGCCTGTAAGCAGGCTGCAGAGTGGAAAAATAAGGGTTTTTATGGATTTCGGATTGGAGTCAACGTATCCGTATATCAGTTGCGAGATAGTAGTTTTGTACAGACCGTCGACAGAATACTGAATAAGTATAATATTAGTGGGCAATGTTTGGAGTTGGAGCTGACCGAGAGCATGCTTATGGATAATGTTAAGGATGCAATCTCAACAATCCAGGGACTACATGATCTTGGTATCAGTCTGGCAATCGATGATTTTGGTACCGGGTACTCATCTCTGAGCTATCTTAATCAGTTGCCGGTACATCGTATAAAGCTGGATCGATCCTTTGTGAAGGAAATCGATACAAACGTGGACTCAGGAGCTATAGCCGGTGCTGTAGTCCAACTCGGCCACAGCCTGGGACTGGATGTTCTGGCAGAAGGTGTGGAGCGTGAAGAACAATTATATTACCTGCAAAATCTGGGGTGTGACACTGTACAGGGATTCTATCTCTGTCAACCACTGAAGTCAGAGGAGTTTGAGCAGTTTTTAATGCAACAGGTGCATATTAAAGCCATTTCGTAA
- a CDS encoding ABC-type transport auxiliary lipoprotein family protein — protein MRSLLQGGKLVGLGVIVVAGLTACNLFPEPAPQDIYRLPPSEVVATAAEPLELSLRIHRPSANELLNTTRIVVVPQGNRLNVYPNVRWSSPAPVLLRDHLLEAFGNDGRIARLSSGSERLQAELELGGKLRAFQVEYRAGVPEVVIRLDVHLVESTDKRIIASRRFAIREKAKGERIPAVVEAFGHASDVLATELIDWTLQQLNESRKG, from the coding sequence ATGAGATCGTTGTTGCAAGGGGGCAAGCTGGTCGGCCTGGGGGTCATTGTTGTCGCGGGTCTGACTGCCTGCAATCTTTTTCCCGAACCCGCACCGCAGGATATTTATCGGCTGCCGCCCTCGGAGGTGGTCGCGACGGCGGCAGAGCCTTTAGAGCTTTCATTACGCATTCATCGGCCTTCGGCCAATGAACTCTTGAACACCACGCGGATTGTGGTCGTGCCGCAAGGCAATCGGCTGAACGTTTATCCGAACGTTCGCTGGAGTTCGCCCGCACCGGTGTTGTTGCGCGATCATCTGCTCGAGGCCTTTGGTAATGACGGGCGCATAGCCCGGCTCAGCAGTGGAAGTGAACGATTGCAGGCCGAACTCGAACTCGGCGGGAAACTGCGCGCGTTCCAGGTTGAATACCGGGCGGGCGTACCGGAAGTGGTCATTCGCCTGGACGTCCATCTGGTCGAGAGCACCGACAAGCGAATTATCGCCAGCCGACGCTTTGCCATCCGGGAGAAGGCGAAAGGCGAAAGGATCCCGGCGGTCGTCGAGGCCTTCGGTCACGCCAGTGATGTCCTGGCAACCGAGCTGATCGACTGGACCTTGCAGCAACTGAATGAGTCTCGCAAGGGCTGA
- a CDS encoding MlaD family protein: METRAHYILIGLFTVAVAAGAMWFVLWLAESGPTEESRLYDIVFRQAVTGLASGNRVLYNGIPVGLVKRIRIDPDDPGQVIARVQVAASTPVRQDTRAELILANITGASEIQLLGGSAQSPPLEQVDDSVPTITARPSQIARLSEALTEVLDDTSLLLENSNRLLSRENTANLARSLENLDRFTGTLAGQSEAMRRGVESLSRVSARVERLLRENEAALADGMQGLDDLGPALDELRRSTAAVRKAVQRFDRNPSGYLLSREPVREYQP; encoded by the coding sequence ATGGAAACCCGTGCTCACTATATTCTGATCGGTCTGTTCACCGTGGCGGTGGCCGCCGGAGCGATGTGGTTTGTATTATGGCTGGCGGAGAGCGGACCGACTGAAGAGTCCCGGCTGTATGATATCGTTTTCCGCCAGGCGGTTACCGGTCTGGCGAGTGGCAATCGTGTTTTATATAACGGGATCCCCGTGGGGTTGGTCAAACGGATCCGGATCGATCCGGACGATCCGGGACAGGTCATCGCTCGCGTCCAGGTGGCTGCCAGCACACCGGTCCGCCAGGACACCCGCGCCGAGTTGATCCTGGCCAATATTACCGGTGCCAGCGAGATCCAGTTGCTCGGCGGGTCGGCACAGAGTCCGCCGCTGGAGCAGGTGGATGACAGTGTGCCGACAATCACGGCAAGACCCTCGCAAATTGCCCGCTTGAGCGAAGCGCTGACAGAGGTGCTCGACGATACCTCGCTGTTGCTTGAGAACAGTAACCGGTTGCTGTCCAGAGAGAATACCGCGAATCTTGCGCGTAGCCTTGAGAACCTCGACCGGTTTACCGGAACGCTGGCCGGCCAGAGCGAGGCGATGCGTCGTGGCGTTGAGAGTCTGTCCCGGGTCAGCGCGCGGGTCGAGCGATTGCTGCGCGAAAACGAGGCGGCGCTGGCCGATGGTATGCAGGGTCTGGACGATCTCGGACCGGCACTCGATGAGCTGCGCCGTTCCACGGCGGCCGTGCGCAAGGCGGTGCAGCGTTTCGACCGGAATCCGTCTGGTTATCTGCTCAGTCGTGAACCTGTCAGGGAGTATCAGCCATGA
- a CDS encoding ABC transporter ATP-binding protein, producing MSHASDGAAREALVEVRGLVNRFGEYVVHDGLDLDLYRGEILGVVGGSGTGKSVLLRSLVGLLRPAAGTVRFLGEDLYALYGMRRAQLMCRSGVLFQKGALFSSLTVLENIALPLIEHGGLARAQAESLAWVKLALTGLAPEAGLLYPAELSGGMVKRAALARALALDPPLLFLDEPSSGLDPIGAAAFDRLLLTLRDAFGFSVFLVTHDLDTLHTICDRVAVLSRKRVLVTGTLEEVAATPDIWVQEYFHGPRGRAAQQAQTTTEVR from the coding sequence GTGAGTCATGCGAGCGACGGCGCGGCGCGCGAAGCACTGGTTGAGGTCCGGGGACTGGTCAACCGCTTTGGTGAGTATGTGGTGCATGACGGGCTGGATCTGGATCTTTATCGCGGCGAGATTCTCGGCGTGGTGGGCGGCAGCGGCACCGGCAAATCCGTCCTCTTGCGCAGCCTCGTGGGGCTGCTGCGGCCGGCCGCCGGCACGGTCCGTTTCCTGGGGGAAGATCTGTATGCGCTGTACGGGATGCGCCGGGCACAACTGATGTGTCGCAGCGGGGTGCTGTTTCAAAAGGGGGCGTTGTTCTCGTCCCTGACGGTGCTTGAAAATATCGCTCTGCCGCTGATCGAACATGGCGGGCTCGCGCGTGCGCAGGCCGAGTCGCTGGCCTGGGTTAAACTGGCGTTGACCGGGCTGGCGCCGGAGGCGGGTCTGCTCTATCCCGCCGAGCTGTCCGGCGGGATGGTCAAGCGCGCCGCCCTGGCACGTGCCCTGGCGCTGGATCCACCATTGCTGTTTCTCGACGAGCCCAGCAGCGGGCTCGATCCCATCGGCGCGGCCGCCTTCGACCGGTTATTATTAACCCTGCGTGATGCGTTCGGGTTCAGCGTGTTTCTGGTCACACACGATCTGGATACGCTGCACACGATTTGCGACCGGGTTGCGGTGTTATCGCGCAAGCGCGTGCTGGTTACCGGTACCCTCGAAGAGGTGGCCGCGACCCCGGATATCTGGGTGCAGGAATACTTTCATGGCCCGCGTGGTCGTGCCGCGCAACAGGCCCAAACAACCACCGAGGTTCGCTAA
- a CDS encoding MlaE family ABC transporter permease, whose product MHYTVLDASLAKLTLDDDTPLRLDLQGVGKMDTAGATLLVRLLGAERTQALPDSVPGLTGERRELLLTVCDALRRPVLDIPKSQYAFGDVTAHIGRTSVIIWQDLVTLLDFMGRTLLTFLMVLPRPRRWRLTPLVSHIEQTGLNAVPIVALLTFLVGAVVALLGATVLVDFGLTIYTVDLVTYSFMREFGVLLTAIMLAGRTASAFTAQIGSMKANEELDALRVQGLDPIELLVLPRVLALMVTLPLLTFIAVISGLVGGAVVSLLSLDISLTRYLEIVNAVPLQHFWVGLSKAPLFAFIIGLIGCLEGFKSGASAESVGLHTTSSVVQSIFIVILLDAVSALYFMEAGW is encoded by the coding sequence ATGCATTACACGGTGCTGGACGCGTCGCTGGCGAAGCTGACCCTGGATGATGACACGCCGCTACGGCTGGATCTTCAGGGCGTGGGTAAGATGGATACGGCGGGGGCCACATTACTGGTCCGGTTGCTGGGGGCCGAACGAACGCAGGCCCTGCCGGATTCCGTGCCCGGCCTGACCGGGGAACGCCGCGAGCTGTTGCTGACCGTTTGCGATGCGCTGCGGCGCCCTGTTCTGGATATTCCCAAAAGTCAGTATGCCTTTGGCGATGTGACGGCGCACATCGGGCGCACGAGTGTGATCATCTGGCAGGATCTGGTGACGTTGCTGGATTTCATGGGACGAACGTTGCTGACGTTTTTAATGGTGCTGCCGCGACCACGGCGCTGGCGTCTCACACCGCTGGTCAGTCATATCGAGCAGACCGGCCTGAATGCCGTGCCCATCGTTGCCTTGCTGACGTTTCTGGTCGGGGCGGTCGTGGCCCTGCTCGGCGCTACGGTGCTGGTTGATTTCGGGCTGACCATTTACACGGTGGATCTGGTGACCTATTCCTTCATGCGCGAATTCGGCGTTCTGCTCACAGCGATCATGCTGGCCGGGCGGACCGCCAGTGCCTTCACCGCCCAGATCGGTTCGATGAAGGCCAACGAGGAACTCGATGCTCTGCGCGTGCAGGGGCTGGATCCGATCGAGTTGCTGGTATTGCCCCGGGTGCTGGCACTGATGGTGACTCTGCCGCTACTGACGTTTATTGCCGTGATTTCAGGCCTGGTCGGTGGCGCGGTTGTTTCACTCCTGTCTCTCGATATCTCCCTCACGCGTTACCTGGAGATCGTCAACGCGGTCCCCCTGCAACACTTCTGGGTCGGCCTGTCCAAGGCGCCGCTGTTCGCCTTTATCATCGGACTGATCGGGTGCTTGGAAGGCTTCAAGTCCGGCGCCAGTGCCGAGTCGGTCGGCTTGCACACCACTTCGAGTGTGGTGCAGTCGATCTTTATCGTGATCCTGCTGGATGCCGTGTCGGCGCTTTATTTTATGGAGGCGGGCTGGTGA
- a CDS encoding xanthine dehydrogenase family protein molybdopterin-binding subunit, giving the protein MKTDSINVSRREFLITSTRAVGLGAGFSLGLYLPMSATAVAGEWDELPSEGFPEIGAWVVIQPDDTVIIRIARSEMGQGTLTGLAQLVAEELECDWDRIITEYPTPGENRARDRVWGSFSTGGSRGIRDSHRYVRKGGAVAREMLLQAAAERWEVPKGECRAANSVITHPPSGRTLTYGQVAEAAAELFPPQHVELKQPDEWEIIGKPIPRLDTDDKLNGKQIFGTDLQLPGMLNAAIKACPTFGGKLKAFDEKKVTGMPGVRKVVRVGEDAVAVVADTWWQANQALEALPITWDHGPNAKLDSAAIDKMLEEGLTSDKDVFVGNQAGDVNKALNGAASTVEATYRYPYQNHATMEPMNATALWSKDKCEVWCPTQNGEAALAAAVEASGLPMEKCDVYKIHLGGGFGRRGAFHDFVTQAVTIARQLPGTPVKLLWSREEDMAHGHYHPITHCKLVGALDEAGNLTGLNVRISGQSILAAVMPGGLQDGMDPVTFQGFHPEGDHAISYSVPNLRVEHAMRNPPVPPGFWRGVNINQNAIYMECFLDELAHAAGRDPLEFRRSLMADQPRSRAVLDAVAEKAGWGKPAGEGIHRGLAVVKTFGSYVAACAEVSVDEQGKLKIHRIVAATDPGHAVNPQQIEAQVEGSFVFGLSALLYGECTIKDGGVEQSNFHDFPSMLMEEMPEVETIVMPSGGFWGGIGEPTIAVAAPAVLNAIFAATGNRIRRVPLKDVDLSAA; this is encoded by the coding sequence ATGAAAACCGACAGCATCAATGTCTCCCGGCGCGAGTTTCTGATCACCAGCACCCGCGCGGTCGGGCTGGGCGCGGGCTTCTCCCTCGGGCTCTATCTGCCCATGAGTGCCACGGCCGTGGCGGGCGAGTGGGATGAGCTGCCCTCCGAAGGTTTCCCCGAAATCGGCGCCTGGGTCGTCATCCAGCCCGATGACACGGTCATCATTCGCATCGCCCGTTCCGAAATGGGGCAGGGGACCCTGACCGGCCTGGCGCAACTGGTGGCCGAGGAGCTGGAGTGCGACTGGGACAGGATCATTACCGAATACCCGACCCCCGGCGAGAACCGCGCACGGGATCGGGTCTGGGGCAGCTTTTCCACCGGCGGCAGCCGCGGCATTCGTGATAGCCATCGCTATGTGCGCAAGGGCGGGGCCGTGGCGCGGGAGATGCTGCTACAGGCGGCGGCCGAGCGCTGGGAGGTGCCCAAAGGCGAATGCCGCGCGGCCAACAGCGTGATTACCCACCCGCCCAGCGGGCGCACGCTCACCTACGGCCAGGTGGCCGAGGCGGCCGCCGAATTGTTCCCGCCGCAGCATGTAGAACTGAAACAACCGGACGAGTGGGAGATCATTGGTAAGCCGATCCCGCGGCTGGACACCGACGACAAACTCAACGGCAAGCAGATCTTCGGCACCGACCTGCAACTGCCCGGCATGCTCAACGCCGCGATCAAGGCCTGCCCGACTTTCGGTGGCAAGCTCAAAGCGTTCGATGAGAAAAAGGTCACTGGCATGCCCGGCGTGCGCAAGGTGGTGCGCGTGGGTGAGGACGCCGTCGCCGTCGTGGCCGATACCTGGTGGCAGGCCAACCAGGCGCTTGAGGCGCTGCCGATCACCTGGGATCACGGGCCGAACGCGAAACTCGACAGCGCCGCGATCGATAAAATGCTCGAGGAGGGACTGACCTCCGACAAGGATGTCTTTGTCGGTAACCAGGCCGGTGATGTCAACAAGGCGTTAAACGGCGCGGCCAGCACCGTCGAGGCGACCTATCGCTATCCCTACCAGAACCACGCCACCATGGAACCGATGAACGCCACCGCGCTGTGGAGCAAAGACAAGTGCGAGGTCTGGTGCCCCACGCAAAACGGTGAGGCGGCGCTGGCAGCGGCAGTCGAGGCATCCGGCTTACCGATGGAAAAATGCGATGTGTACAAGATTCACCTGGGCGGCGGCTTTGGTCGGCGCGGGGCGTTTCATGATTTTGTCACCCAGGCGGTGACCATCGCCAGACAGCTGCCCGGTACCCCGGTCAAATTGTTGTGGAGCCGCGAGGAGGATATGGCCCACGGTCACTATCATCCCATCACCCACTGCAAGCTGGTCGGCGCGTTGGACGAGGCCGGCAACCTGACCGGGTTAAACGTGCGCATCTCGGGCCAGTCGATCCTCGCCGCCGTGATGCCCGGCGGGCTGCAGGACGGCATGGATCCGGTCACTTTCCAGGGCTTTCATCCCGAGGGCGATCACGCCATCAGCTACAGCGTGCCCAACCTGCGGGTGGAACACGCAATGCGCAACCCGCCGGTGCCGCCGGGCTTCTGGCGCGGGGTCAACATCAACCAGAACGCCATCTATATGGAATGCTTCCTGGATGAGCTGGCCCATGCCGCCGGCCGGGATCCGCTCGAATTTCGCCGCAGCCTGATGGCCGACCAGCCCAGAAGCCGGGCGGTGCTCGATGCAGTGGCCGAAAAGGCCGGCTGGGGTAAACCGGCGGGTGAGGGCATCCATCGCGGCCTGGCGGTGGTCAAGACCTTCGGCAGTTACGTGGCCGCCTGCGCCGAGGTATCGGTGGATGAGCAGGGCAAACTCAAAATCCACCGCATCGTCGCCGCCACCGATCCCGGCCATGCCGTCAACCCGCAACAGATCGAGGCGCAGGTGGAAGGCTCGTTCGTCTTCGGTCTGTCGGCGCTGCTTTACGGCGAGTGCACCATCAAGGACGGCGGTGTCGAGCAGAGCAACTTCCATGACTTCCCGTCGATGCTGATGGAGGAGATGCCGGAAGTGGAGACGATTGTCATGCCCTCCGGCGGCTTCTGGGGCGGGATCGGCGAGCCGACCATCGCCGTCGCCGCCCCGGCGGTGCTCAACGCCATCTTCGCCGCCACCGGCAATCGGATTCGACGCGTGCCGTTGAAGGATGTGGATTTGAGTGCCGCATAG
- a CDS encoding (2Fe-2S)-binding protein, giving the protein MATLNINGETVEVEVDGSTPLLWVLREQLGLTGTKYACGIGLCGSCTVHVDGEAVRACTVPVSAMDAGKQIVTIEGLSEDNSHPLQQAWKELDVPQCGYCQPGMIMAAAALLNKNAEPSDADINNQVTNICRCGTFNRVRRGIHRAVAIGKERTS; this is encoded by the coding sequence ATGGCGACATTGAACATCAACGGCGAAACGGTCGAGGTGGAGGTCGATGGTTCGACGCCGCTGCTCTGGGTGCTGCGTGAGCAGCTGGGGCTGACCGGCACCAAGTATGCCTGTGGTATCGGCCTGTGCGGATCGTGCACGGTGCATGTGGATGGCGAGGCGGTGCGCGCCTGTACCGTGCCGGTCTCTGCCATGGATGCGGGCAAGCAAATCGTCACCATCGAGGGGCTTTCCGAGGATAACAGCCATCCGCTGCAGCAGGCCTGGAAGGAGCTGGATGTGCCGCAGTGCGGTTACTGTCAGCCGGGGATGATCATGGCCGCGGCGGCGCTGCTCAATAAAAACGCCGAGCCCAGTGACGCGGATATCAATAACCAGGTCACCAACATCTGCCGCTGCGGCACCTTCAACCGGGTGCGGCGCGGGATTCACCGGGCCGTGGCGATCGGCAAGGAGCGCACCTCATGA
- a CDS encoding antibiotic biosynthesis monooxygenase, which produces MFIVANRVPVAAGWEETFEERFRQRAGQIDQQPGFVRMEVLRPESDETPYVVLTTWQDKASFEAWVGSEDFKLAHSNPMPKEAFDGEGKLEMHEVVVASEQSG; this is translated from the coding sequence ATGTTTATTGTCGCCAATCGCGTGCCGGTCGCCGCCGGATGGGAAGAGACGTTCGAGGAACGTTTTCGCCAACGGGCGGGCCAGATCGACCAGCAGCCGGGCTTTGTGCGCATGGAAGTCCTCCGGCCAGAGAGTGACGAGACCCCCTATGTGGTGCTGACCACCTGGCAGGACAAAGCGTCGTTCGAGGCCTGGGTAGGCAGCGAGGATTTCAAGCTGGCCCACAGCAATCCGATGCCAAAGGAGGCATTCGACGGCGAGGGCAAGCTGGAAATGCACGAGGTCGTCGTGGCCAGCGAACAATCCGGTTAA
- a CDS encoding chloride channel protein gives MIPSKMSEWLERFRIQLARPDAILPLSFLGLVAGILAALTVIALRLLVDAAQTTLYPMTQAGDFESLPWHWRVATALAGGLLIGVLFRLVSAPAQTVGVLHVIERLAYHQGRLPWINAVVQFFGGAISMIAGHSVGREGPSAHLGAASSNLPAQALGLPHNSLRVLTACGAAAGIAASFNTPLAGAVFAMEVLMLEYTVAGFAPVILATVSATAISQLVFGNTYTFSVPELHLGSVAQLPYILVCGVLIGLLAAGFNALFQQVALHSRRLPPWSRPVLAGLLVGVCGLFVPEVMGIGDDTVNAILSGETALRLLLVVLIVKVLATAGGIGLGLPGGIIGPTFFIGAAAGGLLGAIGIQLGFIEPGSVGLYAMIGMGAMMAATLQAPMAGLIAILELTGEPNFILPGMLAVVTSTIVSGRLFRHESLFHTLLRGRGLDYRSDPVAQSLRRVGVASAMNRKIVVLPRQAETRQVDRALQNEPVWVLVKEKEADPPQMALAGVDLALARKQSPEADQFDLLELPGERRTLVAVDMRATMEEARQLLHDSGKEMACVVSQNVPGLPRIYGVLSQDEVEGSYRY, from the coding sequence ATGATCCCGTCGAAAATGAGCGAATGGCTGGAGCGATTCCGCATCCAGCTGGCCCGGCCGGATGCAATATTGCCGCTCTCCTTCCTCGGGCTGGTCGCCGGTATCCTGGCGGCCCTGACGGTCATCGCCCTGCGCCTGCTGGTCGACGCGGCGCAGACCACACTCTATCCAATGACGCAGGCCGGAGACTTCGAGTCCCTGCCCTGGCACTGGCGGGTGGCCACCGCCCTGGCGGGCGGGCTGCTGATCGGAGTGCTGTTTCGCCTGGTATCGGCTCCGGCGCAGACCGTCGGGGTGCTGCATGTGATCGAACGCCTGGCCTATCATCAGGGCCGCCTGCCGTGGATCAACGCGGTGGTGCAGTTTTTCGGCGGCGCGATTTCGATGATCGCCGGGCATTCGGTCGGCCGCGAGGGACCCAGCGCCCACCTGGGGGCAGCCAGCAGCAATCTGCCGGCCCAGGCGCTGGGCCTGCCGCATAACAGCCTGCGGGTGCTGACCGCCTGCGGCGCCGCCGCCGGGATTGCCGCTTCCTTCAACACCCCGCTGGCCGGGGCGGTGTTCGCCATGGAAGTGCTGATGCTCGAATACACCGTGGCCGGTTTTGCCCCGGTGATTCTGGCCACGGTCAGTGCCACCGCCATCAGCCAGCTGGTGTTCGGCAACACCTACACCTTTTCCGTCCCCGAGCTGCATCTGGGCAGCGTGGCACAGCTGCCCTATATATTGGTATGCGGGGTTCTGATCGGCCTGCTCGCCGCCGGTTTCAATGCCCTGTTTCAGCAGGTCGCCCTGCACAGCCGACGCCTGCCCCCCTGGTCACGGCCGGTGCTGGCCGGCCTGCTGGTCGGCGTCTGCGGGCTGTTTGTTCCCGAGGTGATGGGCATTGGCGATGACACGGTCAATGCCATCCTCAGCGGCGAGACCGCCCTGCGCCTGCTGCTCGTGGTGCTGATCGTCAAGGTACTGGCCACCGCCGGCGGCATCGGCCTGGGGCTGCCCGGCGGGATCATCGGCCCGACCTTCTTTATCGGCGCGGCCGCCGGGGGGCTGCTGGGAGCCATCGGCATCCAGCTCGGCTTCATCGAACCCGGCAGTGTCGGCCTGTACGCAATGATCGGCATGGGCGCCATGATGGCCGCCACCCTGCAGGCGCCCATGGCCGGGTTGATCGCGATCCTGGAGCTGACCGGTGAGCCGAACTTTATCCTGCCGGGGATGCTGGCGGTCGTGACCTCGACCATCGTCAGCGGGCGGCTCTTCCGGCACGAATCCCTGTTCCATACCCTGCTGCGCGGCCGTGGCCTGGACTATCGCAGCGATCCGGTGGCGCAGTCATTACGGCGGGTCGGCGTGGCCAGCGCCATGAACCGCAAGATCGTCGTCCTGCCCCGGCAGGCCGAGACCCGGCAGGTGGATCGCGCCCTGCAGAATGAACCGGTCTGGGTGCTGGTCAAGGAAAAAGAAGCGGACCCGCCACAGATGGCGCTGGCAGGCGTGGATCTGGCCCTTGCCCGCAAACAGTCTCCCGAGGCCGACCAGTTCGATCTGCTGGAGCTGCCCGGCGAGCGGCGCACGCTGGTGGCCGTCGATATGCGCGCCACCATGGAAGAAGCCCGCCAGCTATTACACGACAGCGGCAAAGAGATGGCCTGCGTCGTCAGCCAGAACGTGCCGGGACTGCCCCGCATCTATGGCGTGCTGAGCCAGGACGAGGTGGAAGGCAGTTATCGTTATTGA